The Castanea sativa cultivar Marrone di Chiusa Pesio chromosome 11, ASM4071231v1 genome contains a region encoding:
- the LOC142616837 gene encoding uncharacterized protein LOC142616837 — protein MIEEGKSLELLAFTAWSVWNQRNKARLNLQASPLHQVAAQSRAKLEQYRADIQVSEVQVGSNGSGGNSWRVPLAGFVKVNFDGATFGDSRLSGVGVVIRDSNGAVLASSAEKIGQVYKAEEIEALAALKALTFAHESGFQNVVLEGDALGLIQALKSQEQNLSPWGLLIEDVKVYGTKFRR, from the coding sequence ATGATTGAGGAAGGTAAGTCCCTGGAGCTGTTAGCGTTCACGGCCTGGAGTGTTTGGAATCAAAGGAATAAAGCACGTTTGAACTTGCAAGCCAGTCCGCTTCATCAGGTTGCTGCTCAATCACGGGCAAAGTTGGAGCAATACCGTGCTGATATACAAGTTTCAGAGGTGCAAGTGGGGAGTAACGGCAGTGGGGGAAATAGTTGGAGAGTTCCGCTAGCAGGTTTCGTGAAAGTGAACTTTGATGGAGCAACTTTCGGTGACTCAAGGCTGTCAGGTGTAGGAGTAGTGATAAGGGATTCCAACGGTGCTGTTTTAGCCTCTTCTGCAGAAAAAATTGGTCAGGTATATAAGGCAGAAGAGATAGAAGCCTTGGCTGCATTGAAGGCTTTGACATTCGCACATGAATCGGGATTCCAAAATGTAGTGCTTGAAGGTGACGCTTTGGGCTTGATTCAGGCGTTGAAGTCACAAGAACAGAATCTATCTCCATGGGGTCTGCTTATTGAAGATGTGAAAGTGTATGGAACTAAGTTCAGAAGATGA
- the LOC142616838 gene encoding uncharacterized protein LOC142616838, giving the protein MARSSIEDFSVAATNDLYTPRPTPSSCWSPPPPGVFKINVDGASSDLEESSSIGVIIIDCNGETVAALCKPLQSHYPAELVEVFAMEQGILLAQELQLPRVMFESDASNVINAINDFALGTSFGHIIQDIIQAQASFVFCTFRHLNRAYNYAAHELALFARRNDSHQRWIGVTPSFLVSIVQADMLN; this is encoded by the coding sequence ATGGCTAGAAGTTCTATCGAAGACTTCTCTGTTGCAGCTACCAATGACCTCTATACTCCTAGGCCGACCCCCTCTAGCTGCTGGTCCCCTCCACCTCCTGGTGTTTTCAAGATTAATGTGGATGGGGCTTCATCAGACCTTGAAGAATCctctagcattggagttatCATCATAGATTGCAATGGAGAAACAGTTGCTGCCTTGTGTAAACCCCTTCAGTCTCACTACCCGGCGGAATTAGTGGAAGTCTTCGCAATGGAGCAAGGTATCTTGCTTGCCCAAGAATTGCAACTCCCTCGTGTAATGTTTGAAAGCGATGCATCCAATGTGATTAACGCAATAAATGACTTTGCCTTGGGGACTTCGTTTGGGCATATTATTCAGGATATTATCCAAGCCCAAGCATCCTTTGTTTTCTGCACTTTCAGGCACCTGAACCGGGCTTACAACTATGCAGCTCATGAACTTGCTCTCTTTGCTCGTAGGAATGATTCTCATCAGAGATGGATTGGAGTTACTCCCTCTTTCTTAGTTTCAATTGTACAAGCAGATATGCTGAACTAA
- the LOC142616839 gene encoding putative LRR receptor-like serine/threonine-protein kinase At3g47570: MRSNFFQRVIPSSFKSLRDLQVLDFSKINFSGNISKVLESFIFLQLLNLSYNDFDGEVPTNGVFKNTSATVIKGSNKLYGGMLKFDLSICKYNKSKKKKLTLSLKLIISIISSLLRVTLSPKATDAFSTSNLIGVDTFGSVYKGILDRDRRKVAVKVLNLLHHGAFKSFIAESSEYLHHHCHTPIAHCDLKPSNVLLNDEKIGHVEYDLGNEVSTYGDVYSYGILLLEMFTGRRPTDNIFKDNFNLHDFVKGALPEQVINIVDPIILWEREDMETRTNDTLIQNQIGSPKILECLILIFGIGVSCSMESLRERMNISDVVAQLHLIRVKLLKTRIR; the protein is encoded by the exons ATGAGAAgcaatttttttcaaagagtCATTCCTTCGTCTTTCAAATCATTAAGAGATCTTCAAGTTTTAGATTtttctaaaatcaatttttctggaaatatttcaaaagttttggagAGCTTTATCTTCTTGCAATTATTGAATTTGTCTTATAACGATTTTGATGGTGAGGTACCAACTAATGGAGTTTTCAAGAATACAAGTGCAACTGTGATTAAGGGAAGCAATAAACTCTATGGAGGCATGCTTAAGTTTGATCTTTCTATATGTAAATACAATAAatccaagaagaagaagttgactCTTTCCTTAAAGCTAATAATCTCTATAATTTCTAGCCTTCTTAGAGTAACTTTG TCTCCTAAAGCTACAGATGCATTCTCCACCAGTAATTTAATTGGTGTGGATACCTTTGGATCTGTGTATAAAGGAATTCTTGATCGTGATAGACGTAAAGTTGCTGTCAAGGTGCTCAACCTTTTGCACCATGGAgctttcaaaagttttattgCTGAAT CATCGGAATatcttcatcatcattgtcatacaCCAATTGCTCATTGTGACCTCAAGCCTAGCAATGTTCTTCTCAATGATGAAAAGATTGGACATGTTG AATATGATTTGGGAAATGAAGTGTCAACTTATGGTGATGTCTACAGTTATGGCATACTATTATTAGAAATGTTCACAGGAAGAAGACCTACTGATAACATATTCAAAGACAACTTTAACCTTCATGATTTTGTTAAAGGAGCATTGCCTGAGCAAGTCATTAACATTGTGGATCCTATTATCCTTTGGGAAAGAGAAGATATGGAAACAAGGACAAATGATACTctcattcaaaatcaaattggAAGTCCCAAAATTCTAGAGTGCTTGATTTTGATATTTGGAATTGGAGTTTCTTGTTCTATGGAATCTCTGAGAGAAAGGATGAACATTAGTGATGTTGTAGCTCAGTTGCATTTGATTAGAGTAAAGCTCCTCAAAACTAGAATACGCTGA
- the LOC142614807 gene encoding putative LRR receptor-like serine/threonine-protein kinase At3g47570, whose product MHAFILLWWCGLLVTSVVGGNNETDRLALLEFKAKITHDPLQVLSSWNDSIHFCQWRGVTCGRRHQRVIALDLQFSKLVGSISPHVGNLSFLKKLSLAGNNFHNEIPSEIDRLRRLQILQMYNNTLSRKIPRNLSHCTNLKFINFGYNLLDGEIPTTLGTFSKLRFISFENNNLTGSISPSFGNLSSLEVFATALNNLGGSIPHSFGQLTKLTLFGVGENRLSETIPPPIFNLSSLQMFDVGGNQIQGHLPLDIGITLPNIEQLSVASNQFTGPIPISISNASNLNLLQFSENKLRGGVPSLEKLYRLSIFTLSLNELGNGGANDLSFLCSLTNSTYLTDLEISYNNFGGELPKCIANFSTTLIYLLLEDNKISGNIRIGNLTNLEELDMGNNKLSGHIPFEIGKLHKLQYLDISANNFFGNIPSSLGNLTILTTLYLDHNNLQGSIPLSLVKCENVIKLDLSKNNLNGTISYQVIGLSFSAISLDLSANKFTGVLPIEVENLKNLERLDISENTLFGKIPTSLGSCVKLEYLAMSSNFFQGVIPSSLESLRGLQLLDLSKNNFSGNIPKFLESFIFLELLNLSYNNFQGEVPTNGVFKNISATVIEGNSKLCGGMPKFDLPICKYNKPKKRKLTLSLKLIISILSGLFGITLVISFLLLFSFKIKRRESILNNSQNLLLNVSYQSLLKATDAFSSTNLIGVGSFGSVYRGILGHDRCIVAVKVLNLLHHGASKSFIAECEALRNIRHRNLVKVLTVCSGVDYQGHDFKALVYEFMTNGSLDEWLHPISRTNEVLEEQRNLNLLQRLNIAIDVANALEYLHYHCHAPIVHCDLKPSNVLLDDEMIGHVGDFGLARFLLEATECHANQSSSIGLRGTIGYAPPEYGLGNEVSTCGDVYSYGILLLEMFTGKRPTDNIFKDNLNLHDFAKGALPERVINVVDPIILWEREGMETRTNDTHIQNRIGSPKILECLILIFGIGVSCSMESPRERMNMIDAVAQLHLIREKLLRTRIRGERVI is encoded by the exons atgCATGCTTTTATCCTTCTCTGGTGGTGTGGCTTGTTAGTCACCTCTGTTGTTGGCGGGAATAATGAGACCGACCGGTTGGCGTTGCTTGAGTTCAAAGCCAAGATCACTCATGATCCTCTCCAGGTTTTGAGCTCTTGGAATGATAGCATCCACTTTTGTCAATGGCGAGGGGTTACTTGTGGTCGTCGACATCAGAGGGTCATTGCGTTGGACCTGCAATTTTCGAAACTGGTAGGCTCTATATCACCACATGTTggtaatttaagttttttgaaaaaactatcaCTCGCAGGCAACAACTTTCATAATGAAATTCCTTCAGAAATTGACCGTTTACGCAGATTGCAAATCCTACAAATGTACAATAACACACTTAGCCGcaaaattccaagaaatttatcccATTGCACCAACCTCAAATTCATTAATTTCGGTTACAACCTTTTGGATGGGGAAATCCCTACAACTCTTGGCACTTTCTCAAAACTCCGATTcattagttttgaaaataataatttgacagGAAGTATCTCACCTTCTTTCGGCAACTTATCCTCTCTAGAAGTGTTTGCTACAGCTTTGAATAACTTGGGTGGGAGTATCCCTCATTCTTTTGGCCAATTGACAAAACTTACACTTTTTGGTGTCGGTGAAAATAGGTTGTCTGAAACAATTCCTCCCCCAATCTTCAATTTGTCTTCGTTACAGATGTTTGATGTAGGAGGCAACCAAATCCAAGGGCATCTTCCGTTGGATATAGGTATCACCCTACCAAATATCGAACAATTAAGCGTTGCCAGTAACCAATTTACTGGACCTATCCCTATTTCAATATCTAATGCCTCAAATCTAAACTTACTTCAATTTTCCGAAAATAAACTAAGAGGAGGAGTTCCTTCTTTGGAGAAGTTATATAGactttcaatttttacactgtCTCTTAACGAGCTTGGAAACGGAGGGGCAAATGACTTGAGTTTTCTCTGTTCTTTGACAAATTCTACATATCTAACCGATTTAGAGATAAGCTACAATAACTTTGGTGGAGAGTTGCCCAAGTGCATTGCCAATTTCTCAACTACTCTCATCTATCTGCTTCTAGAAGATAATAAAATATCTGGAAACATTCGAATAGGAAATTTGACCAATTTGGAGGAACTAGATATGGGGAATAATAAATTATCAGGTCATATTCCTTTTGAAATTGGAAAGCTTCATAAGTTACAATATTTGGATATATCTGCAAACAATTTCTTCGGGAacattccatcttctcttggaaATTTAACTATTTTGACAACTTTGTATTTAGACCATAATAATCTTCAAGGAAGCATCCCCTTAAGTCTAGTCAAGTGTGAAAATGTGATTAAATTGGATCTTTCTAAAAACAATCTCAATGGTACCATATCATATCAAGTAATTGGTCTCTCATTCTCAGCAATTTCTCTAGACTTGTCAGCCAACAAATTTACTGGTGTCCTTCCTATAGaagtagaaaatttaaaaaatttagaacgCTTGGATATTTCTGAAAACACGTTGTTTGGAAAAATTCCAACAAGTCTTGGTAGCTGTGTAAAACTAGAATATCTAGCCATGAGTAGCAACTTCTTTCAAGGGGTCATTCCTTCATCTTTGGAATCATTAAGGGGCcttcaacttttagatctttctaaaaacaatttctctggcaatattccaaaatttttggagAGCTTTATCTTCTTGGAGTTATTGAATTTGTCTTATAACAATTTCCAAGGGGAGGTACCGACAAATGGAGTTTTCAAGAACATAAGTGCAACTGTGATTGAGGGAAACAGTAAGTTATGTGGAGGCATGCCAAAGTTTGATCTTCCTATATGTAAATACAATAAACCCAAGAAGAGGAAGTTGACTCTTTCCTTGAAGCTAATAATCTCTATactttctggcctttttggaaTAACTTTGGTGATTTCATTtctccttcttttctcttttaaaataaagaggagggaaagtattttaaataattcacAAAATTTACTTTTGAATGTATCTTACCAAAGTCTCCTAAAAGCTACAGATGCATTTTCCTCCACTAATTTAATTGGTGTGGGAAGCTTTGGATCTGTGTATAGAGGAATTCTTGGTCATGATAGATGTATAGTTGCTGTCAAGGTGCTCAACCTTTTGCACCATGGAGCTTCCAAAAGTTTTATTGCTGAATGTGAGGCTTTGCGAAACATCAGACATCGGAATTTGGTAAAGGTACTCACAGTATGTTCAGGTGTTGACTATCAAGGTCATGATTTCAAAGCATTAGTATACGAGTTCATGACTAATGGCAGCCTAGACGAGTGGTTGCATCCAATTTCAAGAACAAATGAGGTTCTTGAGGAACAAAGGAATTTGAATCTTCTTCAAAGATTGAATATTGCTATTGATGTTGCAAATGCATTGGAATATCTTCATTATCATTGCCATGCACCAATTGTTCATTGTGACCTCAAGCCTAGCAATGTTCTTCTCGATGATGAAATGATTGGACATGTGGGGGACTTTGGCTTAGCAAGGTTCCTTCTTGAGGCCACCGAGTGTCATGCTAATCAATCAAGCTCTATTGGATTAAGAGGAACAATTGGTTATGCTCCTCCAG AATATGGCTTGGGAAACGAGGTGTCAACTTGTGGTGATGTCTATAGTTATGGCATACTATTATTGGAGATGTTCACAGGAAAAAGGCCTACGGATAACATATTCAAAGACAACTTGAACCTTCATGATTTTGCTAAAGGAGCATTGCCTGAACGAGTCATTAACGTTGTGGATCCTATTATACTTTGGGAAAGAGAAGGTATGGAAACAAGGACAAATGATACTCACATTCAAAATCGAATAGGAAGTCCCAAAATTCTGGAGTGCTTGATTTTGATATTTGGAATTGGAGTGTCTTGTTCTATGGAATCTCCAAGAGAAAGGATGAACATGATTGATGCTGTAGCTCAGTTGCATTTGATTAGAGAGAAACTCCTCAGAACTAGAATACGTGGAGAAAGAGTAATTTAA